The genomic region TTCACTAGGTAGTCCTTCTAATCTCGTTAATGTAATATTATCAGGGGCAGTAATTGTCGGTTTAATATTATCTACAATCTCAACTGGGACATTCACAGTTTTCATTAAATGACTACCACGAAGAATTTCGATTTCTTTATGTTGTACACCTGCTGCAGAGGTATCCACATTAGAAGAGCCACCTTTCCAACGAACTGTTAATTCTCCTGGAACTGCTGAATTATCTGAAACTGTCACGTAATTTCTAGCATCCCCTAGTTGACCAGACTGATTCTGATTAATTTTTTTATCTTGTTTTCCTAGAAAATCTAAAACTGTATAAGGAGTTGTTACATCTTTTGTTACTCCATTTTCATAAGTTGTTGTGACAACAACATTTCTTGTCCCTGCTTCTTGCAAGTTAAATGGTGTTTTATACGTTACCTGAGCCGTTGTTGGTACTTCATGTCCTGTTTTTGATCGTACTAATTCTCTTGGATTCGTATATAATTCTTTTGAATCCCCAAAATAAGCAGTCAAACTGGAATGTTTCGCTTCTACATCATTTGTCGCATTTGTTTGAATGGTTTTAGGGTTGAATCCATCTTTAAAATGAATCGTCATTGTTGCACCATCAGCTGATACCTCAGCATGGTCAAAGTCGATATGATTCGCACGATTAACCACATTTGGATGCTCTGCTTTAAATTTTTCAATCAAAGCATTTTTTTCTGTTTCCGTTAAATGACGGACATCATCCACATAAGTTGGCGTTAAATCTCTAACAGTATTACGTTCACTTTGAGGTTTGATAGTCAAAGTATAGGTAATTGTATTTTGTTTATGTGTCCCATTTGCTCCAATTGTAATATGATAAGTACCTGGTGTTACATTTCCACCATCACCTATAGTTCCAACAAGAGCCATTTGCACTTCAGGATTATTTACATTCCAATAGTTAGCAGCAATATCTACTTCTTCTTTCTTTCCTGTTTGGAAATTTTTATAAGCTACACGTAGTTTTAAACCTTTAACTTGATTAAGACCACTTATAACTCCTACTCTTTTTACATAATACGGAGTAGGATCTTCCTCTCCACGTTTAGGGCCATTCGGATATCTTACTAATGGCTCTCCATTTCCTCTTTTACCATATGCTGTCATTACCGAGAATAGAGTATCTGAATTATAAAAAGTTAATTCTTTTTTATTTTCGTTTACTAACGCATTACTACCCTCGTATTTGTTAGCAATTGACGATATCCAAATAGCTCTAAACCCACTCTCTCCCTTACCATCAATTGGTTTTCCATTCCGTGGATCACGTTTCCCAGATTGTGCTCGAGTTACTCTATTAGCTACTTTGTTGCGGAGGCTCTTCGCTTCATTTAGAGCACCATCAACTTCACTCTCAGTGGCTTTTCCCTCAGATAAATCTGCAAATACTTGAAGAGATTTGCTTTCAGATTCACTGAATTCATAACTGATTTCTCCTGCCAGTTGGTTAATTTCTGAAACAAGAGCCTGAACCTTAGCGATCTTTTCTGTTGAAGGATTTTTCTTTTCATCACTATCGTTTGCTTTGTCTGCTTGCTTTTCTTTTTTGTCTATGTCGTTGCTTTTCTCTTCCAGTTGAGCAAATGATTCAGACAAAGCTTGAACTTCTTTATCTATCTCATCCTGACTAGCACCTTCTTTATCCAAGACTGCTTGCGCACGCGACAAAGAGAGATTAAGATTTTCAACTGATTTAGCTGTTTTAGTCTGTAAATCAGTGTTCCTAATCTTTTCAATTAATTCATTTAAAGCAGTTTTATCCACAGCTTTGACTGGATGCTCTAAAGACTTTTCAAGAATTTTTTCTTCTGGAACATGTTCAGAAATCTTATCTGATTCTTTAACAGGATTTTCTACCTGTGGATGATTTTCCACATCGTTTGGAATCTTGTCACTATTCGGATCTTCATCTTTAACTTTAGTTGAATCATTCAGAGACGCAACCATTTCATCAGCATGAACAAGATGTGGATTCTGTATCGTCACTGCTCCGGTAGCCAAAAAAAGAGTGCACCCAAAAAGAAAATGCTTCCCTTTCTTTATCATCCGCCAATTCTTTTGATTGATTCCTTTTCGATTAAAAAACATTAAGAACTCCTTGCTTCAAATTATAAAATTACTTCTTGTATATATTATATTCTTTTATTTCCTTATATGCAAACCCTTTCGATACATAATATATTGTTTATAAGATTTGTTATATTTTTGTAAAAATAATTTACTAATCCAGAAAATTACTAAATTCATTTTATTATCAAAAAATGAGCAACTTTTATATTAAGTTACTCATTTTTATAAACTCTATTTTATTTAGATTATACTATCCTACTAGTTAAATCAGTATTAACACTTTATATTTAGCGATGTCTTCTAGCATGACCACGAGTTCCTGGTCCAGTTCTAATTGGTTTAACTTGTTTACCTGGACGTGAAGGAACATGGTGTACTGGTCCATGATGAGGTCTCGTTAAATGCGGTTTAGGCTGAACACTTGGTTTTGGATGAGTAACAACTACATTTGGTTTTGTAACAACTCCGACTACATGCGTGTGGCTGGTAGTACCAGTATGAATGACACTTGTCACCTCTGAATGAGTTTCGGTCTCATTTGTCGTGATAGTGACAATCGGTGTTGTTGGACCTGCTGTTGCCGCATTTGAGGTAACAGTGGTTGTCGTTGTAGTTGTAGTCGTAGCCGTTCCACCAGGAACAGGTGTTGTCTCTGTTTTCTTATTAACAGATGTTTGTGAAGAAAAATCTGTTGGTTTAATTGCAGCCAAGGCTTCAGCTGGAGTTAAGCTAGGTTTTGAATCAGTAGTCGCTACCGGCTTTGGTTGCACAGCTGGTGTTGGTGTAGCTGGAGTAGATACTACTGGTTTAACAGGTGTTACCGGTGCAGGTGCTACTGGTTTCACTGGAGCAACTGGTTGTGGTGTGGCAACAGGCGCTGGAGTTACTGGTGTCGAAACTACTGGTTTGACAGGTGTTACTGGTGCTACCGGTTTTGGTTTAACGACAGGCGCTGGCTTGGCCGGAGTTGACACTGCTGGTTTAACCGGTGTTACTGGCTTGACCGGTACAACGGGTTTTGCAACAATTGGTGATGATGCAACAACTGGATTCGGAACAGTCAAAACTGGTTTGATAGAAATTCCATTCCCTAGACTAGAAGGAGTTGCTGCAATAGTTGTTACTCCTTGTGGAGTGACATTTGGTTTATGAACAGTCGTATCCACTGACGCTACTGGTTTATCATCAATTCTTGTGATTTTCCAATTATCATAAATAACTGCACCAGTAACGAGGTTAACTCTCGCCACTCTTTCAAAAACTACAGATCGAACTACATCTTTGAAAGCTTTTTTACCATCTTTTAGATATTTGTAGTGAATGGTCTGCTTGGTCATTTTTCTCAGTGTATCTAAGTTTTCAACCGATTTAGGCCAAACAGGTGACAATGCATCTCCTGCTACCAATGGATTTCCAGCAATTGGTTTAGGATCATCTGCTGTGACAGTCATAACTTTTTCGATTAATTGAACTGAGAATACTTGATCAGTTTGTTTTTCACTGTCAAAGCGTTTATCATTAGCATTTGCAAAACCGTCATGTACTAATTCATATCCTTGTTTTAGGTATTGATTAATACGAGTTTTTGAATTATAAGCAATTGTTTCACCTGGAAGACCAACTACACTATCCACATTTCCTAAAACTTTAGGACTTGTTTCTGTTTGATTGAGGTATTTAACCTGTGCTTTTTGTTGAGCAAGATAATCATAAACAACATGGATATCAGCCTGTGTCAAATGTCCCTTACTATTAGCAGGTGTTTGTGACAAGACATATACTACACCATCTTTTTCGAAACGTTCAGGAACTTTAGCAGTCACATCATAGTTATTTCCCAACAAGTTAATGAGATTTGAACTCTTATCATGTGGTGTATTGAATGTTTCTAAAATAGCTTGACTTGTTTTATCACGATACTGAATATCAACTTTACCAAATTTAGCTTCTTCGTACACAGCTACCACGTTGGCTTGAGCTCGTGTAATCGTACCAGATGTCTTCGTATTGCTATAGAAACGATCATTCTGTGCATACTCTTTGAAGACATAATATTTACCATTTGGTGAATGCAATAAATAAGGTGCTGTGATAGATGTTGTTTGAATTCCTTTGTTTTCTTGAACTTCTGTCTCAGTTGTATTTCTCTCCAAAGTAGCTACATAGCTAGTATCAATTTTGGTAGATGGTCTTACAGTAGTGAATTTGTCTTGAAGGATACCTCCATTTTCCACCGCTGCAATGGCAGGAAGAAGCATTTTCCCTTGAGTATCAACGAAGCGAACAGCTACATCTCCATATACAAGGCGTCCATCTGTTCTAACCATATCTGGGTTAGCAATTTTCCAGTCAGAATCAGCAGCTTGTTCGTATTGGTCTGTAAGATTTTTACCTTTGGCATCAACCACTGTCAATGTCCCTGGAACATTCGATTTAAAACCATTTCTAGCTTCATTCAGATAATTAACTGTGTGACTTGTCGGAACACGATCAACTCCAAAATCTTTTGTACGTAATACATAAGTTCTTCCAGCCAACATCTTTCCAGATACCAATTCAAAGGTTAATTCATTATCTGCTGCCTTAAGAATCTTGAATTTGGCATGTTGACCAGGCTCTTCACGAGGTGCTTCCAAGATAACATTATGGCGATTTACCCTTGTTCTTGATGTATCAGGGCTAGTATTTATCATTTCGACATTGTGGGCACCACGCTCAATAAATTCACCAACAGTAGCAAACTTATTGAATTCTGTATCTTTAATACGAACAGTGAAACGAGTCCCTGCACTAAAGTTTGATTTCCATGTTCCGATACGAAGGGTACTGTTGTATGTCTTGATACTTCCATCATCATCCAACATCACATCACCTGTGAAGTTAGCTGTAGTAGGTGTATCATAAACTTTAGGTGCTCCGATATCTGTTTTAATCACAGTGTAATTCTTAGTGACTACATTTTGACCATTAACTGAGATAACACCAGTTACAGACTTATCCACATTCACTCTAGGATAACGAATTCCACCTCTGTATTGAAGTTCAAAAGTAACATCGTCTAAGCGTTCAATTTCGTCAGTGAAACGGTATGTTGCTTCAATATGACTTCCTTTGTCAACTAAATCCCATGATTCTTTAGTGTCCAAAGCAACGTCACGATCTCCACGTGAAGCCCAGTATGAAAGGCTTCCAGCTTTGGCATTATCATTTTTCTGAATCAGACTCACTCGTTCTGCAAATACTTTACCTTCAGCAACCAATTTTTGAGGAAGATTATTGTCTTGTGGTAATTCCTTCAAGCCAATTGTGAAGATATCCCCCTTATGATAGGCACCATTTTTAAATTTTAATTGGAAACGATAATCAGCAATACCTGTTGAAGTCACACGGTCCGCCATATCGATTGTACCATTGGCAATAATATTTCCATTATCGATAGCTACATCTTGTGTTTGAATTGGCGATAGACTAGCGCTAATTTTCTTGCCATGTCCTGCACGTTGCAACTCAGTATACACTGTTTCGATAGCTGAATACAGTTGATTTAATTGAGTCTTAAGATTTTCTGCACTAACAGATGAATCTTTTAATAAGGCTTTTGATTGTGAAATCTGAATGGTGGCTGTCTTAACAGCGGCTTGAACTAAGGCTTTTTCTTCAGCTTTACGTTCTGCTTCTTGAGAATAACGTAAAGCGACTTGATTTAAAACTTCTGCTTCTGATACAACCTGATCCAGAGTAGTTTTTTCGACTGATTTTTCTTCATTTACCTTTTCACTTGAAGCAGGTGAAGTAGTTTTTTCTTCGCTAGGTTTTACTTCTTTAGAAGTTAATTCTTTTGAGTCAGCATTTTTTGTCTCAGCTGCCACTTTAGATTCTGCTTCTTTCTTTAGAAGGGCATTGACATCTAATTCTTCTTTTTCCAAAACTGGAGTTTGAAGAGCGGAAGGCAATTCTGCTATTTTTTCCTCTGAATTTTTTTGCTTAGTCTCGTCAGGTTTTTCAGAGACTTTTTGTTCCTCTTTTTCAGTTCGATGTGAATCTACTTTCTGTTCATCTGCACTCACACCTGAATA from Streptococcus mitis NCTC 12261 harbors:
- a CDS encoding mucin-binding protein, whose protein sequence is MNKVNKYSIRKSSFGAVSVAVAALMVFGAYSGVSADEQKVDSHRTEKEEQKVSEKPDETKQKNSEEKIAELPSALQTPVLEKEELDVNALLKKEAESKVAAETKNADSKELTSKEVKPSEEKTTSPASSEKVNEEKSVEKTTLDQVVSEAEVLNQVALRYSQEAERKAEEKALVQAAVKTATIQISQSKALLKDSSVSAENLKTQLNQLYSAIETVYTELQRAGHGKKISASLSPIQTQDVAIDNGNIIANGTIDMADRVTSTGIADYRFQLKFKNGAYHKGDIFTIGLKELPQDNNLPQKLVAEGKVFAERVSLIQKNDNAKAGSLSYWASRGDRDVALDTKESWDLVDKGSHIEATYRFTDEIERLDDVTFELQYRGGIRYPRVNVDKSVTGVISVNGQNVVTKNYTVIKTDIGAPKVYDTPTTANFTGDVMLDDDGSIKTYNSTLRIGTWKSNFSAGTRFTVRIKDTEFNKFATVGEFIERGAHNVEMINTSPDTSRTRVNRHNVILEAPREEPGQHAKFKILKAADNELTFELVSGKMLAGRTYVLRTKDFGVDRVPTSHTVNYLNEARNGFKSNVPGTLTVVDAKGKNLTDQYEQAADSDWKIANPDMVRTDGRLVYGDVAVRFVDTQGKMLLPAIAAVENGGILQDKFTTVRPSTKIDTSYVATLERNTTETEVQENKGIQTTSITAPYLLHSPNGKYYVFKEYAQNDRFYSNTKTSGTITRAQANVVAVYEEAKFGKVDIQYRDKTSQAILETFNTPHDKSSNLINLLGNNYDVTAKVPERFEKDGVVYVLSQTPANSKGHLTQADIHVVYDYLAQQKAQVKYLNQTETSPKVLGNVDSVVGLPGETIAYNSKTRINQYLKQGYELVHDGFANANDKRFDSEKQTDQVFSVQLIEKVMTVTADDPKPIAGNPLVAGDALSPVWPKSVENLDTLRKMTKQTIHYKYLKDGKKAFKDVVRSVVFERVARVNLVTGAVIYDNWKITRIDDKPVASVDTTVHKPNVTPQGVTTIAATPSSLGNGISIKPVLTVPNPVVASSPIVAKPVVPVKPVTPVKPAVSTPAKPAPVVKPKPVAPVTPVKPVVSTPVTPAPVATPQPVAPVKPVAPAPVTPVKPVVSTPATPTPAVQPKPVATTDSKPSLTPAEALAAIKPTDFSSQTSVNKKTETTPVPGGTATTTTTTTTTVTSNAATAGPTTPIVTITTNETETHSEVTSVIHTGTTSHTHVVGVVTKPNVVVTHPKPSVQPKPHLTRPHHGPVHHVPSRPGKQVKPIRTGPGTRGHARRHR